CCTTCAAAATCCTGCCAAGCAAGTGGACTTGCGCTGCCTACTAGATTGTGCCTCAAGAAGTTCACCCTGAtatacaaaacacattttttcctctcttcattcACTCTCAACAGAACCTCTTTATTCACTGCAAGGAATTCCTTCCCTTCCTTGGTGTTTGTGCTTTGTGAATATTTATAGGCTGCTATCATGTCCATCTTGCCCCAGCCGTCACTCAGCCAGGCTACATGTACTCAGTTCTTTTAATCTTGCTTCGTAACTCAATCCCTCCCACCCTCTAatcattttttgttgttctatTCTCAACTCCCGCCAGTTCCAGTTGCTCATTTTGCTTTGGGTAAATGCTGTATTTATGTTAATATTATGTGGTGGGTGGTCCTCTCTGTGCTCATGGTCCATGTGAGTGATTTAGATGTTTGAAATGAGGTTGGCATTTTATAGCCAAGCCATGGCCTGATTACCGGCTCTGCTCTTCAAAGCACTCCGGGAAGAAATATGCTTAGCCATCGCTATTAAAAATGGCCACGATAGCCACTAATAAAGTGTCTGTGCAGGGGTTCGAGGGAATTGCCAAAATTGCATGGGTGCTCTATACATTTGAAATGATGGTGTgccattaatttaaaaaccttgtgctgtattttctaatgaGTTTCCAGCTCATCTAAACTAAGGAAGATAGATGTAATATTTCTCATTTGGTAAGAATATGGATTCCAGTTAGAATTTAACTGAGTCACGATTGTACCCCTGGGGTGTTGTTCAGCCTTGGACTGAGTTggtttgcttctgtttttgaaaataaatgctttcccCCATGTGTTCTCACCAATCTGTCACCATCTAGGTACCCAGGGGATTAGAGAGCATCTCACTAGGGTCTCACCTACctcaccaaaataaaatttaaactttGACCAATGTTCAAGGGAAAAAGCTCTGGCATTgcccttcttcccttctgtttcttttgctttttggttaTATATTTCTCTGTGCCAAACTTCTGTGACAGTACTGATCAGAGTTTAACACAGGTCACGATGCGTTAGTGTAGCCTGAAcccatttgcttttttcagtgcttgCCGATGCCGAAAAAAGGTAGCACGTACCAATTATCCCATTAGTTCTTACCTCTCCTGATTAACCATCCCTCTCCCTCCAGACTCTGTCCTGTAGGTTTGTGTGGAGGTAGTGAATTACTGCAGGGGAGCCCTGTGATTTCTCTGATTTTGGCTCACAGCAAGACCCTGTTTCGGCACTCTTGTCTGCTTTCCTGGACCCCCTGGCTGGTCTGCctggtgtggggctggcagcagcacagggctctgAGCTAAGGGCTGGTTACTGCTGAGCTGACCACAGTGGTTGGGCCAACTGGGGCCGTCGGGCCATATGGAATTGCTCAGCTGTCCTCCAGTAAATCTTTTGACATTGACTAATTTAGCTGTGGAAAAAGCATATGACTCCTCTTTCTGAGCCTGCGCAATATCTtctgggaggtgggagggagaaaCATGAAGTGAAATGGCTCCTGTATCTATCAGGACAGCAAGTATGTGGTGAGTAAAGCTCTGTTGTGTAATTGAAAAGTGTAGCGTTTTGATTAACATTAACTGTAGGAGATCTCTTGGGAAGATGTACTCACATCCGCTGCTAGTGCTTTTATTTGTCATCACAGGTCCTCTGTGGCAACTCTTGCGTGTCTTGCTTAGTTCACTCTGTTTGAGAATATCCCTTATCCCGTTTCTCCTTTGTATCCCTTTGTTCTACAGATGGCGTGTTAACTGTCAGTTTATGGGGATGGGCATTTTCTGAATAAGGTGCTGATGCTGTGTTGATACAGTCATGGGATCTTTCCTGTTTATGGACTCCAGTGAAACTGGGCTTAAGTGCCACACTCCATTTTTTACAGTGTTAGgcctggttttcttctttgaggTAAATGGCTAGAGAGGGCAATTTTAAGAAGCCATGTTATTTAAGTGTAGTTTACACTGAAGAAGATCTTTGAGGTGCAGGAGAGAGTatcttctcccttcttcccttccttacCGCAGATCCCAACTGTCTTGTCATCTACTGCTGGACATGACACTTACAGGAGAAataaatgattccatgattccAAGAGCAAAATATTTACTTCTCTAGTGCCTTAAAAACCTCCAGTCAACTCACCACAAGTGCTTCACTATTTTAATTGTGGACATGAGACAAATTAGGCAATGATCACAGCCTCAGAATAAAGCTAGGCTAAAAGCCATAGAATATGGTGCCTGAACCTCTTTGCCAATGATGTGTTGAAAGTATGTGGTGAAAGTATGTTTTGAAAATTTCTCTAAAATCCTGAGGTGCTTGGGAATTTTGAGTCGGCTGAGTTCCCTCTTAGGACCTGCAGAATTTCATATATGATTATGCTGTGTTATGCACAGGAAACTCAAGGTGATGCTCTACAACGACAGCTAACATGTAATGCATTATTGTGCCATCCTTGAAAGAATAACTGAGAAACATCTAGTGAATTCGAAGTATTTTATGAATAGCATGAACTGAGCATCAGACTGGTGAAACAGCTATATGTAATTATACCCGTTTTACAGACAAATAAGAGAAGGGATGAATAATAGAAATACTTTTCCAGAAGCCAAACAGTACTCCAGTGAAAGCGCTGGCATCCTCCCTCAACCACTTGACCACATTCTGGCTTCAATTCAGGGAGGCATTACTAATCAGGAAAAATGCTCATGCACTGGCTTAATTTCAAGCACACGCTTAAGTTTCACTGAAACCAATTAgacttaagcatgtgcttaagtcCTGTCCTGAGCTGGGTTCAGTTTCCAGGTAGGCAAAATGGCAAAGTTCTGCTGTGATACAGTTTTCCACCCCCAGTGGGTTATATTTAAGTTTTATAACTTTATAATATTATAATATAAAATGTGTCTCTTCCCACAGAATTGTTCTCTTGGGAATGCCTTATTCTGAGTGAATTAAAAGCACCACTAACTTAATCTCCTcacaaatgcaagaaaaattgaTTTGctaaatacaaacattttctttgcttttaaaagaatgcTTATTCCTTTAATTGCTAACCCGAAATCCATTCTGTGTGCTctcaggagagaaaaatgctaaagaaacacttttttgcTCTGTTAATGAAGTGTGTGTGGATAAGTATAATTTGCTTATGCAGAATATATTGATATGTTTCTTATCATCCATTTCATTCCAGTCTGAACATTCCTCAGAAAATATCAAAGGTTTTATGTCATCTCTAAATGAAGAAATGTGTAATGCTCCATGACTTCAGGCACTGATCTTATCCCTGTGAATGGGTGACTAACTGAAACATTAGAATTATAAATGGGAATAATAAATTCTGGCCATAGGAGGCAATAACATGTAACAGATTAAGCAATCTAGCTCTGGAGAAGAGTTGATCTGCAGTAACTAATTTGGTGCAAACAGTAATGTATGCATTTTCTCCTCCATTTATAAAGAAACAGATGTGTGactcagctttgcttttttccaaagtcAATTTGCTTGGAGGAACACAAACAAGATTTGTTTCCAACAAGGCATATTACAGTATTTCTCTCCTggttggtatttttttcctttaaaagtgagAAGTGGGTCTGAATCTGGAGCATACAGCAGTTACGTAGCACAACCCCACTGGCAGGCTGTCATTTTCAGGCTTGGCTGTTGCCTAGGAATCTTCCGTCTTAATTTTACCAACAATTTACTTTGCGAAGGATTTCCAGCTTGGCCTTTCTATCATTTGATGCTGTGggtctgatttttctgaaagttgCGTATACAAATAAGTGTACGAAATAGTTGGTCAGTATGTGCTACTACTGTTGTCACAAGGCTTGATTCAGTTTCTGCTCATTCCAGTGATCAGCCTCCGTTCCCGGTTACTGGCATTCCTAATTGCCTGAGTGCTCGTGCAGCCCCATTGCTCAGAGACTTTGGGCCAGTACTTTGGATGCAGCACGCACCGGAAAGCTGGAAAAAGATACTGTTTTGTCTAGCTGCTGTACTGAGGAGCTCTCTGGAAACGCTTGTGGTTAATCGATACAGACAGACGGGATAACGAGTGAGTGGAAGAGATCACagttgaggattttttttttagtttttcctaTGAATGAGTATTTTTGTCTTGAAGATGAATTGTGAATaattccttcctcctgcccacGAACTCTATAAAGCAGTTAATTTGTGTCTCTCTCAAGATGGAGAGAGGAGCTGCTCCGTTGTGCTTCACCAGGGGCTGAGTAACAGAGTGACATATGAGTGACAGCCACTTTATGCTGCTCTTGGAATAGAGATGTACCCTAACTACAGATTTTAGGTCTGGAACTGAACTTTTCCAGCTTGAAAGGATGTTTGGATCTGGTGGAGCTGGGCTGGAGTatttgagagagaaaagcagccACAAAATTTGGACACAAGCCAATAGCTTTTGGTTTGAGGATGCATCCAGCTTGGAGTCTTGTGTACTGTTAAGTAAGACAAAATCCCTAGGAATTCCCATCATgtcaaatatttatattctgggggctttttctttttttttttcccatggagTTTGATCCTGATGATAAAAATTCCCTCTTCTGTTGAATGTGACAAAATGTAGTGATTGCATTGCCAAAGTGTCTGTGCTCTCAAACAATGTAGACTTTTAGTGTTTCTGCCAAAAGTAGCAATAAGGGTTTAGTCAAATATTGAAGCTTCTGTTGcaataaacacacacagagcacagtTAGCAAGTTGAGAATGGGGCTGTATTCTGTGTTGTTATTTCAGTATAGCTATGGACTACACCAACACCTCTAGAGTCTTTCTGTGGTTATGAGCAAGAGCAAACCTTTCCCTTATAGTCCATTACTTCTAAtacaaatacagttattttttaGTTTACCGTTTTCTCTAGGATAATGATGTCATGTTTGTTTTAAGTGTAATTCAGTTTGGACTATCCTTGTACTGAAGGCTCTCCAAAAGCTTTGCCAGTAATTCGGCCTCTTGATAGATCAGTCAGATGAAACTTGGTGTGTTTCGCAGGTGAGACAAGACACAGGAGTAAGGAGCACACAGGAGTAAATTTGCCCAAGGCCACAGAGCAAAGTCGTGGCAGAACCAGGATGAGGACACAGAGCCCCAAGTCCTAATGGGCTCTACCAGCTGGGTACCCATGGGGCAGCCTGCATGGATGCTGCAGCTGCCAAGTTAAAGATTTAACTCATAGCAATGGGTTCTGTCATCcagtattttccccttttcataTGAGGATTCACTGGAACTGCTTTTTAGGAAGCACTAGTGCAAGCAGTTGTGATGGAGCTGGCTATTCCTGCTCGCTATGTCCAGCCCTTAAAGATGATAAAAACAGTACAATTGTGAGTCTGCTCCAAAAAGAGCCCTTAACACTAATAATACATCTTTCCAGCTAGTTTATGCACTCCAGTGCATAGTGAGGCAACAGAAAATCCAAGGCCAGTTTCACTGGCCTTTAGGTAGGTAGGCTGCGTCTGTTACTGCTCTCCTGCTTCGCTGGGGGCTTCACTTGCCATGTGTTTATTCCCTTTGTGGTAGTTTCAGGATTTGCTTAAATCTGCACAAATACATTTCAAGGACCCTGCCTGTTACTGTGACGTGTAAAACCTTTGCAAGTGGCAGTGTCATAGTGAAGCGACTCCAAATTTGTCCATCAGACGTAAGCCTTAAGTTATATATTACTAGATTagtaataaaatactgtttgagTGGAAATCTCTCTCCTTTGCCACATGTTCAGGAGCCTTTGACTTGCACAGCAGATGTTTAATTACTGAATTCCCATTTGACTTGGTCTGCAGCTTGTATTTGTGGCAAACTTGGATACTGAAGATTTGTAACAGGGATTTAACCCTGTGTGTGTGTAGGATGTGTTGATGCCAGGGATGAGAGGCTCCTGTCTCGGAATAAATTGGTTGTGGGAATTGGGGGAGCCTCCCTGGTAGACCCCAGCTGTGAATCTCACCCTGTGTGTTTATATTTGTGTTATATCCTAAGCTTGTGAGCCAGGGAATTTTGCTGACATTGCTCAGCAGCTCGTAGCCTTGCCCATGGTTTGTGCAGTTCCGTATGTGCTAGCTTCATCTGCAAACAGTTCTTGTTAGGAAGGTGATTGCACTCTCCAGGCTGGGCTTGGGCCCTTCACCATCTCAGCTGTCACTTCTCTCACATGCAGGCAGATGGTTTGGGTTTCTCTTCCCAGTGAAGGGTCTGGTTTAGGCAAATCTCCCTATAAAGATCACAGGATGGTTCAGGTTATACACAAGTATGTATGTGGCACACAGGGAGTGAGAGGAGCAGTTGTGACTCTGTATCTTGATCTCCTTGACTGAGGCACAGGGTGTGCACATGTTTAGCATCCTCACTCTGTGGGAAGGTAATACATTTatgttttatctttctttccaGATGATAGgcaggctggaaagcagcctgtgTCCTAGCCGTTGGTATGTAGTGAATAAAAGTTGGCTTGAAAATTTCCAGCACACTACTAGGCAAATTGCAAAGTACAGCCTGAGCGAGCGCAGCCCGGCTGGGCTCATAAACCccaggcagccctgggctgggctgaaCACCACTTGGCCGAGGGACCGGGCTCTGCCAGGCGGACAGTTGTACAATAGCAGAAAATCGGTGGGGGTTCAGGGGGAGCTTCACTGAGAACTCATTTCATGGTGTTATAAAGAGGCAAATCCCAAGTTTCTTACTGAAGCAAACTCATGATGAATGCAACAGAAGTTTGCTTAAGTAAAGAGTGAATAACATACAGGAATATACGtacatgtgtatgtgtgcatgcaaaGGTCTTCAGGATTTAGCTGAGTGTTCACACATTCCCTAAGCCAATAACATCCGTTGTTATGGGAAATGAGGTAAGTGACAGAATTACTGTCCTTATGGCGGGCGACAGGCAAGTCTAATGTTCCCATGCTGTAATTCCctgtttcagttactgcttCAACAATAGTGAGCGAGAGAGAACATGAACAAAGAGCACTCAGTTTTATTTGAAGATTTCATCTAAAAAATAGTTGGATTCAGATGAGACTGAAGTtggaaaacagtgaaataaaaaatctgtATCCTTAACTAAGAGCTTGCTGCTTAGCTAACCCATTTGGGGGTTTCATTCTCGGAACTAGCTCTCGTCAATGCAGCCAAAGGAGTTTTTCTAGGCAATGGCGTTTGAAGTGTTTTCTGCGTCAGTGAAGCAGTCAAGAAGCGCAAGTGCCGAGCACTTGGCAGGATCCGAGCTGTACCTGTAGGTACCTGGCAGACCTCCGCAGTCCTCCTCGCGTGGACCGCAGCTCTCCGCCGGCGcagccccggcgctgccggggAGGAGATCCGCAGCGCGGAGAAACCTGCTGCCTACGGTCGGGGGGTGTGGAGCGGGCGCAACCTCCGCGCTTCCCCGCGGTGCTGACggcctcccccctcccctctctccctctctccccccccccccccccgcgcagcctgcgcggccgcggagccgccgctgCGCTGGGAGCCGCGGTGCCGGCAGCAGCTCCGCCACCTGCAGGACGGCGCCAGGATCGCGGCGCGGCTGCCGCCCCGCCTGGAGGGGCGATGGGTCTCCACCGGGTAAGGCACCCCCCGCCCTCGGGAACGCACCCAAACCCCGGGGCgaacccccccgccccagcccagCGCCTCTGCTCGGCTCCTGCTCCCCCACCCGCTGCTGCCGGGCTGGGCTTGGCGGCACGGGGACTGCAAGTAGCTgagcaacaaaaagaaagcctgccctcctctctcccctccccacgcACCCACTCCGGGCTGGAGGGAGGCCTGAGgtcccccctgctcccccgAGCACCCTTAGAGCCTCTTGCCTTTCTCCCCCATTAGGGCGCAGCTGATGAGCACACCCAGCTGAAatgggcagagcagccctgatGCCCCCCTGCCCCCGGCGCTCCTCCCTGGGGACGTGGCACAAAGTGCAAGATCCTCTATCCGGCACCACCACATTTTGGTAGCAGATGCCCAGATGTTAAAATCACCCAAGGGTGGCCACCAGGTGTGGGAGGCTCCTGCCCACGACACTGCTCCCACCCATGCTcgcccctctcctcctgcaccccGGGTGCCCCTGGGGAGGGATTTCATCTCGTACATTCCCCAGCCACGCGTGGCGGGGGACTCAGGACTgccttcctccccaggtgcGAGGTGCGGCCGGGACCCGAGTTCCTCACCCGATCCTACCTCTTCTATGCCAACCGCCTCTTCAAGGCTTACCAGTTCTACTACTGGGACCCCTCCTGCCATGACCCCTCTTACTCACTGGTCATCAAGGGCAAGCTCCGCCTGCGCCAGGCCTCCTGGATCACCCGTGGGGCCACCGAGGCCGACTACCACCTCCACAAAGTCGGCATCGTCTTCCACAGCCAGAAAGCCATGCGGGAGGTGGCCACCTGGATCAACCAGACCTCCGGTGAGGGCTGCAGTGGGTTCCTGCCCCCAGGGCGCACCTGGGCTCCTGGGGCCCTCTACGAACTGCTGAGCGCCAAGACCGAGCGTGACTGCACTGCCGCCTTGGGCTTCGCCATGCACGAGCTGAGCCTGGTGCGGGTGGAGAAGCATTACCAGCCCTTGCTGCAGCCGCAGCAGAGCGGGAGCcggctggtggaggagctgtACCTGGGGGACATTCACACGGAGTGGGTCGAGAGGCTCCACTACCGACCAACCGGTTATCAGCAACCTATGCAGAGCGCTGTGGTAAGGACGATGTCTTTATGTAGTCCCCTCATTGGTTCATGGGCTTTGTCAAGTACTTCCTTACTGTTAGAATAGCGCCTGCCTGCGCTTCTGTCCCTTCTGTCCCAAGGACACGGGGATGAGGAGGTGCAGGTTCCCAGGGTGCTGCGTAGGTGCTCCGCGGCACGTGGGGCTCACTCTCTCCCTTACTGAGAGAGCAGGACTGGGGCGGGTGAAAGCTCAGCAAAACCAACATCGGAAACAAGCCTGCGTTGGCATGGGCCTGGAGTTAATGGCTTTTCTTTGGCTCTGTGTTTTCCTAGGAAATGCAGTTTCCTAGTTTCCTGCACCAAAGTCAGTGAAAGCTTCAGGCTGCACATCATTAGAGGCTGCCTGCTCTGTCGTTTgtcttcctcccctctctttcGCTCTTTGTTGTGTCCTCCAGGTTGAGAGAGGAGCGAGGAAGCAACATCTGCCATTAAATCATTACTCCTCGGTGTAATGCCATTAGAAGAGGAAGTTGCCCTGAATACAATTATGTTACTACACAGAAATCAGACTTTCACTTTGACGTAAATAAAACTGAGCAGGAGACTTGcctgcaatttattttattttattttcatttatttatttaattttgtagcAGGTTAGtttatttccaggaaagcacATTTCTATCTGAATCATAGCTAATCAATTCAGAAATGATTGAGCAGTAAGAtggggtgaaaaaaaccccctgaaCTTTACCAGATAGAATTgaattaactggaaaaaaattattttgggggCAACATTTCCCCACACCCCAAACTACACCAACTGAACTCTGAAATACCCAGAGCAACAGCCCTCTCCCTCTCGAAAGTAACATTCTCAAATTGGTTAAACTTGTGTTATCTTGGGCCAAAAGTATATATATGAGCAAAACCAGATGGTAAACATAAATACTTTTAGAAgttaatttaaaaccaaacctAAAGATACTGAAATTCACTCTCTGAATATAGCACTGTAATTAATCAGCTAACAGCTCTCCAATGGACCAGCACATGATGTCACCACTTGGCGATAATTAGAAGCTGCCATACATTAGAAATAACTTCACACGACTGGTTTAAGCAAGTAAGCTTTTTGGCTCCATGTCTATGGTGATAATTTTATTGGgcacaggatttttctttttttttttttttccctttcccctgaACTAACATCCATTTGCTTGTGCTACTAAGGGTTACACAGCTATGTTAGGAATTACTTTTTTAACCCTCTTTATGAAAATATCActctttttcccttaaatttatatctgttttaaagaaaccCATTCTCCCCAAATTACCTTTCATTATCAAAGAATTTCCTGTCTAAGGAGAGCATATATATTTGCCAACTTCTGGGATTATTTAGCCATAATGTACTGTGTACTGTCAGCACTCATTAACGTGACAGTAGCAGTAAAGCAAGCTGAAAATGACTAAATTACAGTAGACTCCAATCAACTTGCATGTAAATTACCCACCCTGCAGTTAACTACTGAGTTATTTAACTGTGTTGCGTACGACAGTTCAGTAAAGATTAGCTTGTGTTCTAGAAAATGACACAATGTTCAAACTctggttatttaaaaataaatcagttgtGATATATGAAGTGTGAGAAAAAGTTCCGAGCTGCACAAAAAAACCTCCTGGCGTTGGAGGGGCTGCAGGACTGGTTTGACTCAGAGCTCTGCACAAAGCACGGGCAGAGAAACAAAGGTCAGGTCCTCGTTTTGCAGTAGgtccttttcttccccatctccGGCGCAATGCCTGTTCTGGGGGCTTGGCAAaccccctgcctgcctcccaccCTGCCTCGCCTGAGCCCAGACAGCAACTGCCAACGCAGCTGCAGATGCGGGAGAGTGGGCAGGGGCTCTGTATGGCCGTGGCAGGAAGAGAGCAAGGGCGAAGCAGAACATGCCATGCTTTTGGCTGTCCTGGAGAGGCTGCCATCAGCGTGGTGTAGCACAGCCACTGAAGCCTCCCCATGGTAAAGTTTCACAGCCTTTTTCATTGCTGAAAAGActgcattgtttttttctgaattggtGCCGAAACGCAGTGGCGTAGCTGCCATCTCCCAGCAACCTCATCCTCACCCATGGGTATATGCAGCAGCTTGTAGTGGAAAACTTGGTGGGGGAACAACGTGGATGGCCCGAGGGAGTGTTCCCTGCCCTTACAGCAGCTCTACCCTCGCCCTGTCCTGGTCGCTGCAGCCTGTCCTTAGCCAccctggcacagggcagagcGCAGCCTCAGGGCACAGACCTCCCCGTTGTACCAGAATAGCAAAGAGCCAGGGAAACGCTTTAGCTCACTTAATCTGCTTGAATGTCTTGGGCCAAGTTCATTGCAGTTGAACACCCTGGTGCAGGAGAGGGGagtttcagcttttaaaattttctgaaaggGTTTTCTGTCTATCAGTTTACAAAAACgttattttttgtcttctgcagcACCACGTGCATCCTTGCCCGGCCTGTGGGATTATATACAGAGCTGATGAACACCACCCACCCATACTACCCATCAGAGCTCAGCTGCCAATGCAGCTCAGCGGCAGCTGGGTGAGCACCCACTGTGAGGTCCGACCTGCAGTGCTTTTCCTTACCAGGTACTTCATATTCCACGGTAACAACCACACCTGGGAAGGTTATTACTATCACTACTCTGACCCACTCTGCAAACAGCCGACTTTCACCATCTACGCCTCAGGGCATTACACACAAGGCATCCCCTCCTCCAAAGTGAGAGGTGGGACAGAGCTGGCTTTTAAAGTCACACAGGCTCGGGTGACGCCAATGGACCAGGTGACGGTGACGATGCTGAACTCCTCAGAACCTGGAAGCTGTGGGCTGACAAGCTCCTGGAGTGCTGGGGTGGAGCAGGATATAACACCCACGAACGGGTGTTTGGCATTGGGCATCAAGCTGCCCCACACGGAGTACGAActtttcaaaacagagcaagaCACGAAAGAGCGCAGCCTGCTGTATGTTGGCGAAAGGCCCACGGACGGATCCAGTCCTGACAGCCCAGACAAGCGACCCACGTCGTATCAGGCACCTCTGATTCAGTGTGCTGGAGCATCTGAGGAATTCTCTAACTATGTTAGTCTAAAATACTTGGGAAAAAAGGATGCTAATGGGAATGAAGCACTAAAACCTTTGCCTGtggcctttttattttttatagcaCTTCTGTTTTTAAGATGGGACTAGTTATCTATTCAGGTACAGCACAGAATTCAGATAGTCTTGGTGCTA
The sequence above is a segment of the Gavia stellata isolate bGavSte3 chromosome 20, bGavSte3.hap2, whole genome shotgun sequence genome. Coding sequences within it:
- the APCDD1L gene encoding protein APCDD1-like produces the protein MAFEVFSASVKQSRSASAEHLAGSELYLCAAAEPPLRWEPRCRQQLRHLQDGARIAARLPPRLEGRWVSTGCEVRPGPEFLTRSYLFYANRLFKAYQFYYWDPSCHDPSYSLVIKGKLRLRQASWITRGATEADYHLHKVGIVFHSQKAMREVATWINQTSGEGCSGFLPPGRTWAPGALYELLSAKTERDCTAALGFAMHELSLVRVEKHYQPLLQPQQSGSRLVEELYLGDIHTEWVERLHYRPTGYQQPMQSAVHHVHPCPACGIIYRADEHHPPILPIRAQLPMQLSGSWVSTHCEVRPAVLFLTRYFIFHGNNHTWEGYYYHYSDPLCKQPTFTIYASGHYTQGIPSSKVRGGTELAFKVTQARVTPMDQVTVTMLNSSEPGSCGLTSSWSAGVEQDITPTNGCLALGIKLPHTEYELFKTEQDTKERSLLYVGERPTDGSSPDSPDKRPTSYQAPLIQCAGASEEFSNYVSLKYLGKKDANGNEALKPLPVAFLFFIALLFLRWD